One Torulaspora globosa chromosome 5, complete sequence DNA window includes the following coding sequences:
- the NAM8 gene encoding Nam8p (ancestral locus Anc_5.382), producing MSHRSDGSGGYYPQSNATFTGQNHRFNAMRMGANKGDQRQALNHSRNTQLFMGDLDPSWDETAIREIWKSLGEGNIDIKMMWNNRNGSRTNMGFCFIQFPSQEHASNALLKNGAQIPGHPSKTLRLNWSSSSYSNSQESGEISVFVGDLAPNVTEADLFEVFIARYASTSHVKVVYDPVTGVSKGYAFVKFGNREDQQRALQEMAGTFVKGRAIRIGSAGHQTQRNRGGLMTDNKSRKLTGTLSNTKSSKVNAISASQFMFPTQQIPPLNCFTDPNNTTILLKDLSPSVSEKELRASLQPFGQVVYAKMLPDKRCGVAQYVDRVAAEAALRKLQGFRIRGSKITVSWSKPVRQMNELPSQYQAHPSLKEPTYGYIPPSSDRMLSSLPGKDLHPNQNINDGEIALLPGCSTFQYTQFPARASGVQNVFEQDPGETATPEPRIFQDTDVFIQSALCSMDRIEDGSNGHLFA from the coding sequence ATGTCACATAGGAGTGATGGCTCTGGTGGGTACTATCCCCAAAGCAACGCGACTTTTACTGGTCAGAATCACCGATTCAATGCTATGAGGATGGGTGCTAACAAGGGCGATCAAAGACAGGCTCTTAACCACAGCAGAAATACTCAGCTCTTCATGGGAGATTTGGATCCAAGTTGGGATGAAACCGCCATAAGAGAAAtttggaagagcttgggAGAAGGTAACATAGACATTAAGATGATGTGGAACAATCGGAATGGATCCAGAACTAATATGGGATTCTGCTTCATCCAATTTCCATCTCAGGAACATGCGTCGAATGCacttttgaaaaatgggGCACAGATTCCCGGTCAtccttcgaagacattAAGATTGAACTggtcatcttcttcgtaCAGTAATAGCCAAGAGTCTGGCGAGATATCAGTCTTTGTTGGTGATCTGGCACCTAATGTTACTGAAGCTGATCTTTTTGAAGTCTTTATCGCAAGATATGCTTCAACGTCGCATGTTAAAGTGGTCTATGATCCAGTCACAGGCGTTTCAAAGGGTTATGCATTTGTCAAGTTTGGTAACCGTGAAGATCAGCAGCGGGCTCTGCAAGAAATGGCCGGGACATTTGTGAAGGGCAGAGCTATAAGGATTGGCAGTGCTGGCCATCAAACACAAAGAAATCGAGGTGGACTTATGACGGATAATAAGTCGAGAAAACTAACCGGAACGCTATCAAACACAAAGTCTTCCAAGGTCAATGCCATTAGCGCTTCACAGTTTATGTTTCCCACGCAGCAAATACCCCCTCTCAACTGCTTCACAGATCCAAACAATACTACAATTCTTCTGAAAGATCTCTCGCCTTCTGTCAGCGAAAAAGAGCTGAGAGCATCGTTACAGCCCTTTGGACAGGTCGTTTACGCTAAGATGCTTCCCGATAAGCGATGTGGTGTTGCCCAATACGTTGACAGAGTGGCCGCTGAAGCAGCTTTACGCAAACTACAAGGATTCCGCATCAGGGGCTCAAAAATCACCGTGTCGTGGAGTAAGCCAGTAAGGCAAATGAATGAACTCCCTAGTCAGTATCAGGCTCATCCATCACTCAAAGAACCTACGTATGGATACATCCCACCTTCCAGCGACAGAATGCTCTCTAGTCTGCCTGGTAAGGACCTCCATCCCAACCAAAATATCAATGATGGCGAGATCGCGTTGCTTCCGGGCTGCTCTACTTTCCAATATACTCAGTTCCCAGCTAGAGCATCGGGAGTGCAGAACGTTTTCGAGCAGGACCCGGGCGAGACAGCTACTCCGGAACCCCGTATATTCCAAGATACAGATGTTTTCATCCAGTCAGCTCTATGTAGCATGGACAGAATCGAGGACGGAAGCAATGGACATCTTTTTGCATAA